The proteins below are encoded in one region of Ereboglobus luteus:
- a CDS encoding class II fumarate hydratase, with the protein MRIERDSMGEMSVPDETLYGASTQRAFLNFPISGRPLPESFIRGLALVKFAAAAANEQLGQLSPEKSQLIQQVAQEIIQGEHIAHFPLDIFQTGSGTSTNMNMNEVIANRASQITGNPIGSKKPLHPNDDVNHGQSSNDVIPTALHVSVALALHAQLVPALKHLHTELDAKARAFDGVVKIGRTHLMDATPVTLGQEFSGYAAQAKKAADRAEKAIACLRELAIGGTAVGTGINTHPEFAATVCRILTERTGILFYEAENHFEAQAARDDCVEAAGHLSAIAAALTKIANDIRLLGSGPRSGLQEIKLPATQPGSSIMPGKVNPVMSEMLVQVCIYTQGMANIVAMCGRDGHFELNVTLPLMSYALHDSIRCLAAGARQFADACVKGIEADPERCRELVDRSLMLVTALNPHIGYDAAAAVAKEAYSKNKTLREVVLEKGLLDAATLDRALDPTTMVRPGAKQ; encoded by the coding sequence ATGCGTATTGAAAGAGATTCCATGGGCGAAATGTCCGTTCCGGACGAAACACTCTACGGCGCGTCCACCCAGCGCGCGTTTTTGAATTTTCCGATCAGCGGGCGTCCGCTGCCCGAGAGTTTCATTCGGGGCCTCGCGCTTGTGAAGTTCGCCGCAGCCGCCGCCAACGAGCAGCTCGGGCAGCTCTCACCCGAGAAATCGCAACTCATCCAACAAGTCGCGCAGGAGATCATCCAAGGGGAGCACATCGCGCACTTTCCACTCGATATTTTCCAGACCGGCTCGGGCACCTCGACCAACATGAACATGAACGAGGTCATCGCCAACCGCGCCAGCCAGATAACGGGCAATCCGATCGGCTCCAAAAAACCGCTTCATCCGAATGACGACGTCAATCACGGCCAGTCGTCCAACGACGTCATTCCCACCGCCCTGCATGTTTCGGTTGCGCTTGCGTTGCACGCGCAGCTCGTGCCCGCGCTCAAGCACCTGCACACCGAGCTCGACGCAAAGGCGCGCGCCTTCGACGGCGTTGTGAAAATCGGGCGCACGCACCTGATGGACGCCACGCCCGTCACGCTCGGGCAGGAGTTTTCGGGTTACGCCGCGCAAGCCAAGAAGGCCGCCGACCGCGCGGAAAAAGCCATCGCCTGCCTGCGCGAACTTGCGATCGGCGGCACCGCGGTTGGCACCGGCATCAACACCCATCCTGAATTTGCCGCGACAGTCTGCCGCATTCTCACGGAACGAACGGGCATCCTTTTCTACGAGGCGGAAAACCATTTCGAGGCGCAGGCGGCGCGCGACGATTGTGTTGAGGCCGCCGGCCATCTCAGCGCCATTGCCGCGGCGCTCACAAAAATCGCAAACGACATCCGGCTGCTCGGCTCCGGCCCGCGCAGCGGCCTGCAGGAAATCAAACTTCCCGCCACGCAACCCGGCAGCTCGATCATGCCGGGAAAAGTCAATCCCGTGATGAGCGAAATGCTCGTGCAAGTCTGCATCTACACTCAAGGCATGGCCAACATTGTAGCCATGTGCGGACGCGACGGACACTTCGAGCTCAACGTCACGCTTCCGCTGATGTCCTACGCGCTGCACGACTCGATTCGGTGCCTGGCCGCCGGCGCGCGACAGTTTGCCGACGCCTGCGTCAAGGGCATCGAGGCGGATCCCGAGCGCTGCCGCGAACTTGTTGACCGCTCGCTCATGCTCGTGACCGCGCTCAATCCCCACATCGGCTACGATGCCGCGGCCGCGGTTGCGAAAGAGGCGTATTCAAAAAATAAGACATTGCGCGAAGTCGTCCTCGAAAAAGGCCTGCTCGACGCCGCCACGCTCGACCGCGCCCTCGATCCGACAACCATGGTCCGGCCCGGCGCCAAGCAATAG
- a CDS encoding CobW family GTP-binding protein, translated as MSNSADSTNTAPAPIPVTVLTGFLGAGKTTLLNRILTEQHGKKLAVIENEFGEVGVDNQIVVQTDEELFEMNNGCICCSVRGDLIRILTRLMKRKDRLDGIIIETTGLADPGPVAQTFFTDDEMRANFRLDAIVTIVDTAHILRHIDDSPEAKKQIAFADVLVLNKTDLIAAAELDSLEKRIHAMNAAAKIYRAQNCDVPLDAVINIAGFDPARALSVDPKFLQPSYPFEWAGAYKLPAGTHKLVIGHCHCHEHGHEGCDHDHDHEHEHGDGHGGHEHHHHHHHGNPGELDVVVAPVKSLDEADIEAVVKTTVLTFSDWENNVRDGDTFTPGDTLQRLHLGEHEHGHFKFTVTEPGYYLVFEGCGEHPLHIYPEGAGEDDNVRPDWQRDFEHTHSHEDDVSSVGINTPGDLDGQRLNAWISELLRTKGNDIYRMKGVLSVKGANRRLVFQGVHMLFDAKMDREWAAGETRANTLVFIGKNLDRTALNEGFNKCLA; from the coding sequence ATGAGCAATTCCGCAGATTCCACGAACACCGCGCCCGCGCCCATTCCCGTCACCGTCCTCACCGGATTTCTCGGCGCGGGCAAAACCACGCTCCTCAATCGCATTCTCACCGAGCAGCACGGCAAAAAGCTCGCCGTCATCGAAAACGAATTCGGCGAGGTGGGCGTGGACAACCAGATCGTCGTCCAGACCGATGAGGAGCTTTTCGAGATGAACAACGGCTGCATCTGCTGCTCGGTGCGCGGCGACTTGATCCGCATCCTCACGCGCCTCATGAAGCGCAAGGACCGGCTCGACGGCATCATCATCGAAACCACCGGCCTCGCCGATCCCGGCCCCGTGGCGCAGACGTTTTTCACCGACGACGAGATGCGCGCGAACTTCCGTCTCGACGCGATCGTGACCATCGTGGACACGGCGCACATACTCCGGCACATCGACGATTCGCCCGAGGCGAAAAAACAAATCGCCTTCGCCGACGTGCTCGTGCTCAACAAAACCGATCTCATTGCCGCCGCCGAACTCGACTCGCTCGAAAAACGCATTCACGCCATGAACGCCGCGGCTAAGATTTATCGCGCCCAAAATTGCGACGTGCCGCTCGACGCCGTCATCAACATCGCCGGCTTTGATCCGGCGCGCGCACTGTCGGTCGATCCGAAATTTCTCCAGCCGAGTTATCCGTTCGAGTGGGCCGGCGCTTACAAACTTCCCGCCGGCACGCACAAGCTCGTGATCGGCCACTGCCATTGCCACGAGCACGGGCATGAGGGTTGCGATCACGACCATGACCATGAGCATGAACACGGCGACGGACATGGCGGGCACGAGCATCACCACCATCATCACCACGGCAATCCGGGCGAGCTCGATGTCGTTGTTGCGCCGGTGAAATCGCTCGACGAGGCGGATATCGAGGCGGTGGTGAAAACCACGGTGCTCACGTTTTCCGATTGGGAAAACAATGTGCGCGACGGTGACACGTTCACGCCCGGCGACACGCTTCAACGCCTGCATCTCGGCGAGCATGAGCACGGGCATTTTAAGTTCACTGTCACCGAGCCCGGTTATTACCTTGTGTTCGAGGGCTGCGGCGAGCATCCGCTGCACATTTATCCCGAGGGCGCGGGCGAGGACGACAATGTGCGCCCGGACTGGCAGCGCGATTTCGAGCACACGCATTCGCACGAGGACGATGTTTCGTCGGTGGGCATCAACACGCCCGGCGACCTCGACGGCCAGCGCCTGAACGCGTGGATCAGCGAATTGCTGCGCACCAAGGGCAACGACATTTACCGCATGAAAGGCGTGCTCAGCGTGAAGGGCGCGAACCGCCGCCTCGTTTTCCAGGGTGTGCACATGCTTTTCGACGCGAAGATGGATCGCGAATGGGCCGCGGGCGAGACGCGCGCAAACACGCTTGTCTTTATCGGCAAAAACCTGGACCGCACCGCGCTCAACGAAGGCTTCAACAAGTGCCTGGCGTGA
- a CDS encoding glutamate-5-semialdehyde dehydrogenase — MSADLAQLVTTIAQRARAASLALATATPEQKNAALTRLAELIAASQDALLAANARDLAEAKNNGLTDAQIDRLTLTPARIAQLVESVRQVVALTDPVGEVLEDATRPNGLRIRRVRVPIGVIGIIYEARPNVTIDCAILCLKSGNASILRGGREIFNTNTAFAALIPDALRHAGLPADAVQLIPTTDRAALNTLLKLDQYVHCIIPRGGESLIRFVTENATVPVLKHYNGICFVYLDAAADADIAERVTVNAKTSRVSVCNSAEQLLVHRDAAETLLPRVARALVAKNVSLRCDPASAAILARENIPHTAATEADYRTEFLDYVMAVRVVDSLETAIATINRDSSAHSDAIITRDEPTARRFLAAVDSAAVFWNTSTRFNDGFEFGFGAEIGISTDRLHARGPMGLRELCSYKFLVEGTGQVRE; from the coding sequence ATGTCCGCCGATCTCGCACAACTCGTCACCACCATCGCCCAACGCGCCCGCGCCGCATCGCTCGCCCTTGCCACGGCGACGCCCGAACAGAAAAACGCCGCGCTCACACGCCTGGCCGAGTTGATCGCCGCTTCACAGGACGCGCTTCTCGCCGCCAACGCCCGCGACCTCGCCGAGGCGAAAAACAACGGTTTGACCGACGCGCAAATCGACCGGCTCACACTCACACCCGCGCGCATCGCCCAGCTCGTCGAAAGCGTGCGGCAGGTTGTCGCGCTGACCGATCCGGTCGGCGAGGTATTGGAGGATGCCACGCGTCCCAACGGCCTGCGCATCCGCCGCGTCCGCGTGCCCATCGGCGTGATCGGCATCATCTACGAGGCGCGCCCCAACGTCACCATCGACTGCGCGATCCTCTGCCTCAAGAGCGGCAACGCCTCGATCCTCCGCGGCGGCAGGGAAATCTTCAACACCAACACCGCCTTCGCAGCGCTCATCCCCGACGCGCTTCGCCACGCCGGCCTGCCCGCCGACGCCGTGCAGCTCATCCCCACGACCGACCGCGCCGCGCTCAACACGCTGCTCAAGCTCGACCAATACGTGCACTGCATCATCCCGCGCGGCGGCGAGTCGCTCATCCGCTTTGTCACCGAAAACGCCACCGTGCCCGTGCTCAAGCACTACAACGGAATCTGCTTCGTCTATCTGGACGCCGCGGCCGACGCCGACATTGCCGAGCGCGTGACAGTGAACGCAAAAACGAGCCGCGTCTCCGTCTGCAATTCCGCGGAGCAACTCCTCGTGCACCGCGACGCGGCGGAAACGCTGCTGCCCCGGGTGGCGCGCGCGCTGGTCGCCAAAAACGTCTCGCTCCGCTGCGACCCCGCGAGCGCGGCCATTCTTGCAAGGGAAAATATTCCTCACACCGCCGCGACCGAGGCGGATTATCGCACCGAGTTTCTCGATTACGTTATGGCCGTGCGCGTGGTTGATTCGCTCGAAACCGCCATTGCAACAATCAACCGCGACAGCTCCGCGCACAGCGACGCCATCATCACGCGCGACGAGCCGACAGCCCGCCGCTTCCTCGCGGCCGTGGACAGCGCCGCTGTTTTCTGGAACACCTCCACGCGCTTCAACGACGGCTTTGAGTTCGGTTTCGGCGCCGAGATCGGCATCAGCACCGACCGCCTCCACGCCCGGGGCCCCATGGGCCTGCGCGAACTCTGCAGTTACAAGTTCCTGGTCGAAGGCACCGGCCAGGTGCGCGAGTAG
- a CDS encoding MG2 domain-containing protein, whose translation MKFPSITRRLALLFFVVVFSQAPIAGADKTYEAQLAEARRFDDEKSWALARDAYGAALKLAPDDEAKRWCELWQARAEWRAKGPKNWSVQHNFDEKLNEWISPYQTNERDSGANVAGKNAVRAKDEFWLGIVECCMEARLEHSERGKLWDLRRETLDYLASATPSEKANARLMAFVRGMNYFRNSSSSDEPEAKARFAEVLGHIAHAGVLPREDRAWCALASYGLSEPDIAARHMRVLATLCADTRYEAAANALIFSKEMRCRDAKTILNAVTANREILRDGYAGLLERATQLRAKLPKKTQDHVFLAATDALNDLIGQWKFPYLRGHMASTFGTADRVQFSVGTARVRNIKADLHSYDLTTYRALLEMEAGLDKLQGTALLEKYRAVPGVRLLRSMPLFVSPPEDSFAWQSEVFHLEQPLEPGFYMLALSGDYGDGETVAKLCHFVVSDVRVVGMTSSNAMIDLYVLNKHDGAPVANAEVNMDAYASKWQHSRNGDSRIVQSWTGRTDADGHLRLAASSKENDFATIVAGGHPVVTRYLRTHVRNYQDDTKFVADLFLDRPLYRPGETVHWKIIARERKEGRFDVCSLPATVSASTINAEFLKDEPIKFNSFGTAHGKFVIPESTRPGDARWRLKLGDKDAHLRGSFGVDNFTPPAMRASIELASSSESVRPGQEMTVRFSARYYSGGAVVGAPVECTIRPDFDRFDYSEGSEAAHREYEEWKMSQGRRLLHGVTNADGEAEFLLSLPKTVPAGTILYVLAEAKPEGMPDIRAEAGFCVSETGVFANPRTETHPRLVGPSKENVFCFDMADAAGKPCAFE comes from the coding sequence ATGAAATTCCCCTCAATCACTCGTCGCCTCGCATTGTTATTTTTCGTCGTAGTTTTTTCGCAGGCTCCAATCGCAGGCGCGGACAAAACATACGAAGCACAACTGGCCGAGGCGCGACGTTTCGACGATGAAAAATCCTGGGCGCTGGCACGCGACGCCTATGGCGCGGCGCTCAAGCTCGCGCCCGACGACGAGGCAAAACGCTGGTGCGAGTTGTGGCAGGCGCGAGCGGAGTGGCGGGCGAAAGGCCCCAAAAACTGGTCTGTGCAACACAATTTTGATGAGAAACTGAACGAGTGGATTTCCCCTTATCAAACAAACGAAAGGGACTCCGGCGCAAATGTGGCGGGCAAGAATGCGGTTCGTGCGAAGGATGAATTTTGGCTAGGCATCGTGGAATGTTGCATGGAGGCGCGCCTTGAACATTCAGAGCGTGGAAAACTTTGGGATTTGCGACGGGAGACGCTTGATTATTTGGCGTCGGCAACGCCGTCCGAAAAAGCAAATGCACGACTCATGGCGTTTGTTCGGGGCATGAATTATTTCAGAAACTCATCTTCCTCGGATGAGCCTGAAGCCAAGGCAAGGTTTGCCGAGGTGCTTGGCCACATTGCCCATGCCGGGGTGTTGCCGAGGGAAGACAGGGCTTGGTGTGCATTGGCGAGTTATGGTTTGAGCGAGCCTGATATTGCCGCGCGCCACATGAGGGTTCTCGCAACATTATGCGCGGACACCCGTTATGAAGCGGCCGCCAATGCGTTGATTTTTTCCAAGGAAATGCGGTGCCGCGATGCGAAAACGATTTTGAATGCGGTGACTGCCAATCGCGAGATACTTCGCGATGGCTATGCGGGTTTGCTGGAGCGGGCGACACAGCTGCGCGCTAAATTACCGAAAAAAACGCAAGATCACGTTTTTCTGGCCGCAACCGATGCGTTGAACGATTTGATCGGACAGTGGAAATTCCCCTATTTACGCGGTCACATGGCATCCACTTTTGGCACCGCGGATCGGGTGCAATTCAGCGTGGGCACGGCGCGGGTGCGCAATATCAAGGCGGATCTCCACTCTTACGACCTGACAACTTACCGCGCGCTGCTGGAAATGGAGGCGGGCTTGGATAAATTGCAAGGGACAGCTTTGCTTGAGAAATACCGTGCGGTGCCGGGCGTGCGATTGTTGCGTTCGATGCCGTTGTTTGTCTCGCCGCCAGAGGATTCGTTTGCGTGGCAATCGGAGGTGTTTCACTTGGAGCAGCCGCTTGAGCCGGGTTTTTATATGCTGGCCTTGTCCGGCGATTATGGAGACGGAGAGACGGTGGCGAAGCTTTGCCATTTTGTGGTTTCCGACGTGCGTGTGGTTGGCATGACATCGTCGAATGCGATGATTGATTTGTATGTGCTCAACAAACACGACGGCGCGCCCGTGGCGAATGCTGAAGTGAACATGGACGCCTATGCTTCCAAATGGCAGCACTCGCGGAATGGCGATAGCCGGATCGTTCAGTCATGGACGGGGCGAACCGATGCGGACGGACATTTGCGGCTGGCCGCATCGTCAAAAGAAAACGATTTCGCAACCATTGTTGCGGGCGGACACCCGGTGGTGACGAGATACTTGCGAACCCATGTTCGTAATTATCAGGACGACACCAAGTTCGTGGCGGATTTGTTTCTCGACAGGCCGCTCTACCGCCCGGGCGAAACCGTGCATTGGAAAATCATCGCGAGGGAGCGCAAGGAGGGACGATTCGATGTTTGCTCACTGCCCGCAACAGTGTCGGCTTCGACGATCAACGCCGAGTTTTTGAAAGATGAACCTATAAAGTTTAATTCGTTTGGCACGGCGCATGGAAAATTTGTCATTCCCGAAAGCACGCGTCCTGGCGATGCTCGCTGGAGGCTCAAGCTGGGCGACAAGGATGCGCATTTACGCGGTTCCTTCGGGGTGGATAATTTCACTCCACCTGCGATGCGGGCGAGTATCGAGCTGGCGTCATCCTCAGAATCGGTGAGACCGGGACAGGAAATGACGGTGCGATTTAGCGCCCGATACTATTCCGGCGGCGCGGTGGTTGGCGCGCCGGTTGAGTGCACGATACGTCCGGATTTTGACAGATTTGATTATTCCGAGGGATCGGAGGCTGCCCATCGTGAATATGAGGAGTGGAAGATGTCGCAAGGGCGCCGATTGTTGCATGGTGTCACAAACGCCGATGGCGAGGCAGAATTTCTCTTGTCACTGCCAAAGACGGTGCCCGCTGGCACCATATTATATGTGCTTGCGGAGGCAAAGCCGGAGGGAATGCCGGACATTCGCGCGGAAGCGGGATTTTGCGTGAGCGAGACAGGGGTGTTTGCAAATCCCCGCACCGAAACACATCCGCGACTGGTCGGGCCATCCAAGGAAAATGTGTTTTGTTTCGATATGGCGGATGCAGCCGGGAAACCGTGCGCCTTTGAATGA
- a CDS encoding alpha-2-macroglobulin family protein — translation MEKEGRTLISQKGTLQWNGGRVDFYRQPAEMRQGQWVFVAADETTKTLAFKPDEALILGLEDYRGEKALKALVVLPENCSDAYFSVAGEQQVLTRRLKFSDRTGVVIFDEAPKLMSAMQAAVFDFKNDETVAKANVSVADVRTQIALEISPGSKKQRPGESARADIVAKDSTGKPVSVELTLAAADNALVELRGARYSQTHAPVFSLFKNSVHINWHASDSGRERHTVSRSADPRDGALILAMFGGGKMNGELIWDKNPGIIQVDSFTQQMTPPPPSESDRVGNSMGAAFDLRDLDDGRVCKDGTDGIRLRRHFAWTAFWEPELLTDKDGRASVNFTYPDNLTQWRIAAYAVGEDGNTFGTAQVMTRTSLPLQARAQAPRFLIEGDEAALSGLFVNRTDADLRVSANMKATGAVDLVSAQRDVFVPRQAETRASWQAKARGPGEAVISLTAKAGAESDGMAQEIPVLEDGIRQDMAACARLAAGEGRASMTLALPNPLNHERLAAEVIVAQGRADVMINALPYLIDYPYGCVEQTMSRFLPAVVVKKTLCDFGFDAGAVEKRILAPESDAAKARRERSAGLQKLDDVVAKSLGSLREARHYREGFGWWPNSRSSDLWMTAYVAWGLQLASEAGVTVDERWLDDVRKVLAKMIQRHENVDDRLAWALFVMAEVPTFKIAMKDFGALKKTYARVYAARENLSASGRACLLAASARWGADAERAVLLRNLKNGMQRTAHGVHWGATNGYWRATEGAVESTAQTAIALMKTDPGNALLEPALDWLVMNRRGNGWQNTRASSFAVLALARAAARSGDEAFEGGVDVFLNGKKLKSVMFSKKALLAGATRVALPAALLRSGDNRIELKRSAAGKGDVYATALASAWARGDSVKPEANLVSVARDFSGRRIEPTLGGDGKLRATAMAETGIAQTGDEVTARVALSVPDSLEYMMVAVPKPAGCEPLNPLNGWDAELIQVSATNDSTPPVSRRIYREEHDDHSAFFLDHVEAGEWEIRFAMRAVTPGDFRALPVKVEAMYVPEIRANSDARRVRIEAR, via the coding sequence GTGGAGAAGGAGGGCCGCACGCTCATATCACAAAAGGGAACCCTGCAATGGAACGGAGGGAGAGTTGACTTTTACCGACAGCCCGCCGAGATGCGGCAAGGGCAATGGGTTTTTGTCGCCGCCGACGAAACGACAAAAACGCTAGCGTTCAAACCGGATGAAGCACTCATCCTCGGACTTGAAGACTATCGCGGTGAGAAAGCGCTAAAGGCGTTGGTTGTGCTGCCGGAAAACTGCTCCGATGCGTATTTTTCAGTTGCGGGTGAACAACAGGTGCTCACTCGACGTCTCAAGTTTTCGGACAGAACGGGCGTCGTCATTTTTGATGAAGCTCCAAAACTGATGTCGGCAATGCAGGCGGCGGTTTTTGATTTCAAAAATGATGAGACGGTTGCCAAAGCTAACGTGTCAGTTGCTGACGTCCGCACTCAAATTGCACTGGAAATTAGTCCGGGCTCGAAAAAGCAACGTCCCGGGGAAAGTGCTCGCGCGGACATCGTGGCGAAAGACTCCACAGGCAAACCTGTATCCGTGGAACTGACGCTGGCCGCCGCCGACAACGCGCTGGTCGAACTGAGGGGCGCGCGGTATTCGCAAACTCACGCCCCAGTGTTTTCGTTGTTCAAAAACTCGGTGCATATAAACTGGCACGCATCGGATTCCGGGCGTGAAAGGCATACAGTTTCTCGCAGTGCCGATCCTCGGGATGGCGCGCTCATTCTGGCAATGTTCGGAGGCGGGAAAATGAATGGCGAATTAATTTGGGATAAAAATCCCGGAATAATCCAAGTGGATTCATTTACCCAGCAGATGACTCCACCTCCGCCATCGGAATCAGACAGGGTGGGGAACAGTATGGGGGCTGCGTTTGATCTGAGGGATTTGGATGACGGGCGCGTTTGCAAAGACGGAACCGACGGCATCCGCCTGCGCCGGCATTTTGCGTGGACTGCGTTTTGGGAACCGGAATTGCTGACGGACAAGGACGGCCGGGCGTCGGTGAACTTCACTTATCCGGACAACCTCACGCAGTGGCGCATCGCGGCATACGCGGTGGGCGAGGATGGGAACACGTTTGGCACCGCTCAGGTGATGACGCGCACATCGCTGCCGTTGCAGGCGCGCGCGCAGGCTCCACGATTTTTAATTGAAGGCGACGAGGCGGCATTGTCGGGATTGTTTGTCAATCGCACGGACGCGGATTTGCGGGTGTCGGCAAACATGAAGGCCACTGGCGCGGTGGACTTGGTTTCCGCTCAGCGAGATGTCTTCGTGCCAAGGCAGGCCGAGACGCGCGCATCGTGGCAGGCAAAGGCGCGCGGGCCGGGCGAGGCCGTGATCTCACTCACCGCCAAAGCAGGTGCGGAATCGGATGGAATGGCTCAGGAAATACCCGTGCTCGAAGACGGCATTCGCCAGGATATGGCGGCGTGCGCACGGCTGGCAGCGGGCGAGGGGAGGGCGTCGATGACGCTCGCGCTACCGAATCCGCTCAATCACGAACGGCTCGCCGCGGAGGTTATCGTGGCGCAAGGCCGGGCGGATGTGATGATCAACGCGCTGCCGTATTTGATTGATTATCCGTATGGCTGCGTGGAGCAGACGATGAGCCGGTTTTTGCCGGCAGTTGTTGTGAAGAAGACGCTCTGCGATTTCGGTTTCGACGCGGGCGCGGTTGAAAAACGGATACTCGCTCCTGAATCGGATGCGGCGAAAGCCCGACGCGAGCGCTCGGCGGGTTTGCAAAAACTGGACGATGTGGTGGCAAAGTCGCTTGGTAGTTTGCGCGAGGCACGACACTATCGAGAGGGTTTCGGCTGGTGGCCAAACAGCCGTTCATCGGATTTGTGGATGACCGCATACGTGGCGTGGGGATTGCAACTCGCGAGCGAGGCGGGCGTCACTGTTGATGAACGATGGCTCGATGATGTCAGGAAAGTGCTGGCGAAAATGATTCAACGACATGAAAACGTCGATGACCGCCTGGCATGGGCTTTGTTTGTCATGGCGGAGGTTCCGACATTTAAGATCGCGATGAAAGATTTTGGGGCATTGAAGAAAACCTATGCGCGCGTTTATGCCGCGCGCGAAAATTTGTCTGCATCGGGGCGCGCGTGTTTGCTGGCGGCGTCGGCGCGCTGGGGCGCGGATGCGGAGCGGGCGGTGTTGTTGCGCAATTTGAAAAACGGCATGCAACGCACGGCGCACGGCGTGCATTGGGGCGCGACGAACGGCTACTGGCGCGCGACCGAGGGCGCGGTGGAATCGACAGCGCAGACGGCGATAGCGCTGATGAAAACCGACCCAGGCAACGCGCTACTGGAACCGGCACTCGACTGGCTCGTGATGAATCGACGCGGCAACGGCTGGCAGAATACGCGCGCGTCCTCCTTCGCAGTGCTGGCGCTCGCGCGCGCGGCGGCAAGATCGGGCGACGAAGCGTTTGAGGGAGGCGTCGATGTGTTTCTCAACGGGAAAAAATTGAAAAGCGTGATGTTCTCGAAGAAGGCATTGCTTGCGGGGGCGACGCGTGTGGCGTTGCCGGCGGCGTTGTTGCGAAGCGGGGACAATCGCATCGAGCTAAAGCGGAGCGCGGCAGGGAAGGGTGATGTTTATGCGACGGCACTGGCGTCAGCCTGGGCGCGCGGTGACAGTGTGAAACCGGAGGCCAATTTGGTGTCGGTGGCGCGCGATTTCAGCGGACGCCGCATCGAGCCGACCTTGGGCGGCGATGGGAAATTGCGCGCGACGGCGATGGCGGAAACCGGAATTGCACAGACGGGCGACGAGGTGACCGCGCGCGTGGCGTTATCCGTGCCGGATTCGCTGGAATATATGATGGTCGCAGTGCCAAAACCGGCAGGCTGCGAACCTCTTAATCCGCTGAACGGCTGGGATGCGGAACTGATTCAAGTGAGTGCAACAAATGATTCAACGCCACCCGTGAGCCGCCGCATTTACCGCGAGGAGCACGATGATCACAGCGCGTTTTTCCTCGATCATGTCGAGGCGGGCGAATGGGAAATCCGCTTCGCCATGCGCGCGGTCACGCCGGGCGATTTCCGCGCGCTGCCGGTGAAGGTCGAGGCGATGTATGTGCCGGAAATTCGCGCCAACAGCGACGCTCGTCGCGTGCGGATCGAGGCGAGGTGA
- the ruvA gene encoding Holliday junction branch migration protein RuvA, producing MIVSIQGTLAAATPLHATIEINGLGYGVNIPVTTAEKLPAAGSNVKLHTVAIYREDSQTLYGFATTEERDFFQLMINNVSGIGPKSALTIMSKLSLASLESAIRMGDIATLSKCPGIGKKTAERLVVELRGKLGTGTATGDSPIATNASGEPQAAGDSRIRDAVLALAALGYKTAAADEAIRRANLALGPKATTEQLIKKALG from the coding sequence ATGATCGTTTCAATCCAAGGCACACTCGCCGCCGCCACACCGCTCCACGCAACCATCGAAATCAACGGCCTTGGCTACGGCGTGAACATCCCCGTCACCACCGCCGAAAAACTCCCCGCCGCCGGCTCCAATGTGAAACTGCACACCGTGGCGATCTACCGCGAGGACTCGCAAACGCTCTACGGGTTCGCAACCACCGAAGAGCGCGATTTTTTCCAGCTCATGATCAACAATGTGAGCGGAATCGGCCCCAAAAGCGCGCTCACAATCATGAGCAAGCTCTCGCTCGCCTCGCTCGAGTCGGCGATTCGCATGGGAGACATCGCGACCCTTTCAAAATGCCCCGGCATCGGCAAAAAAACCGCCGAGCGCCTCGTCGTCGAACTCCGCGGCAAACTCGGAACCGGCACCGCGACCGGTGATTCGCCAATCGCGACAAACGCCTCCGGCGAGCCCCAGGCCGCCGGCGATTCGCGCATCCGCGACGCAGTGCTCGCACTCGCCGCGCTCGGTTACAAAACCGCCGCCGCCGATGAAGCCATCCGCCGCGCGAACCTCGCCCTCGGCCCCAAGGCCACCACCGAGCAACTCATCAAAAAAGCGCTCGGTTAA